One window of the Chitinophaga niabensis genome contains the following:
- a CDS encoding TonB-dependent receptor: MKKVLPLLFLTTLLVNAAIAQKVIKGVVKGEKGSPVPGATISLRGSTNHAIADNKGQFSLQTYAPFPVTLAVTSIGFVTREVEVTEQNLSSVEVILVVDNRQLNEISVTARRRNEKIQSVPIAISVVRGGAIEDAGAFNVNRVKELIPTVQLYSSNPRNTTLNIRGLGSTFGLTNDGIDPGVGFYLDGVYYARPAATTLDFVDIEQIEVLRGPQGTLFGKNTTAGALNITTRKPTFSPAATAEVSFGNYGYIQAKASVNGKIANKLAGRLSFSGTQRDGTIYNVASQKYINDINNLGGRLQLLYTPSDNVSITFAADAAQQRPEGYAQVIAGVVTTKRPAYRQFNAIIADLNYKLPSLNAFDRLVDHNTTWRSGNDLGGVSLNVDAKIGNGTLTSTTAYRYWNWDPSNDRDFTGLSVLSLSQATSKHKQWSQEVRYAGNFSSKLSGVIGVFVIGQDLKTAPVHIEESGDAQWRFSQSTTSELWKTPGLLDGYGIRTTSRLQTLSAAVFGQLDWAITPKLHVLPGLRYNYDDKKVDFNRKTYGGLQTTDPALIALKNIVYTDQVFNAKTDDTNLTGQLTVAFKANGNINTYATFSTSYKPVGLNLGGLPTASGQPMLELAQIKPEYVQHYEIGIKTTPSASSTLNLAIFNTDIRDFQTQVQTAELGVNRGYLANAEKVQVRGAELDGNIRFNNNFSIFGAVAYTDGKYKSFKNAPVPLEETGGTSAFKDISGGRLPGISKWSGSLGGELSTGGKFLAQGGRYFLALDGYYRSEFSSSPSPSPFLNVDGYAIFNGRLGFRAAKGVSVFIWGRNLFNTDYYEQLLVAAGNAGQYAGVLGDPRTYGITLRYNFSPAN; this comes from the coding sequence ATGAAAAAAGTACTTCCCCTCCTTTTCCTTACTACCCTGCTGGTCAATGCCGCAATTGCACAAAAAGTAATTAAGGGTGTTGTAAAGGGTGAAAAAGGATCCCCTGTACCCGGCGCCACCATTAGCCTGCGGGGTTCAACCAATCATGCCATTGCAGATAACAAGGGGCAATTTAGCCTTCAGACTTACGCACCATTCCCGGTTACCCTTGCTGTTACCTCCATTGGCTTTGTAACCCGTGAAGTTGAAGTAACTGAGCAAAACCTGAGCTCAGTGGAAGTTATCCTGGTGGTAGACAACCGCCAGCTCAATGAAATTTCCGTTACAGCCCGGCGCCGTAATGAAAAGATCCAAAGTGTACCCATTGCTATATCTGTTGTACGCGGTGGTGCAATTGAGGATGCCGGTGCCTTTAACGTAAACAGGGTGAAAGAGCTGATCCCTACCGTACAACTCTATTCTTCCAATCCGCGTAATACCACACTCAACATCCGCGGTCTAGGTTCTACCTTCGGCCTTACCAATGATGGTATTGATCCCGGTGTTGGTTTTTACCTGGATGGTGTTTATTATGCACGCCCTGCTGCCACTACACTGGACTTTGTTGATATAGAACAGATCGAAGTACTGCGTGGCCCGCAAGGCACATTGTTCGGTAAGAACACTACAGCAGGTGCACTGAACATCACTACCCGTAAACCTACTTTCTCACCAGCTGCCACTGCAGAAGTAAGCTTTGGTAACTACGGATACATACAGGCAAAAGCCTCGGTTAATGGTAAGATCGCCAACAAACTGGCCGGCAGGCTTTCCTTCTCCGGGACACAACGCGATGGTACTATCTATAATGTAGCTTCCCAGAAATACATCAATGATATCAATAACCTCGGTGGACGGTTGCAGTTGCTATACACACCCAGTGACAATGTGAGCATCACATTTGCCGCAGACGCAGCGCAACAACGCCCTGAAGGATATGCACAGGTAATTGCAGGTGTTGTAACAACAAAACGTCCCGCTTACCGGCAGTTTAATGCGATCATCGCAGATCTTAATTACAAACTGCCCAGCCTTAATGCTTTTGACCGCCTGGTGGATCACAATACCACCTGGCGTTCCGGTAACGACTTAGGTGGCGTATCGTTAAACGTAGACGCAAAGATCGGCAACGGTACATTAACTTCCACCACTGCCTACCGCTACTGGAACTGGGATCCATCCAACGACCGTGATTTCACAGGATTATCTGTATTATCATTATCACAGGCTACTTCCAAACACAAGCAATGGTCGCAGGAAGTACGGTATGCCGGTAACTTCTCTTCCAAACTGAGTGGTGTGATCGGTGTGTTCGTGATCGGGCAGGACCTTAAAACAGCCCCCGTACATATAGAAGAATCCGGCGATGCACAATGGCGTTTTTCACAAAGCACCACCAGCGAATTATGGAAAACACCGGGATTGCTGGACGGATATGGCATCCGCACTACCTCCCGCCTGCAAACACTGAGCGCCGCAGTATTCGGGCAATTAGACTGGGCTATCACCCCCAAACTGCACGTACTGCCAGGTCTGCGTTATAACTATGACGACAAAAAGGTTGACTTCAACCGTAAAACATATGGTGGTCTGCAAACCACAGATCCTGCATTAATTGCATTAAAGAACATTGTTTATACTGACCAGGTATTTAATGCCAAAACGGACGATACCAATCTTACCGGTCAGTTGACAGTTGCTTTCAAAGCTAATGGCAACATCAATACTTACGCTACTTTCTCAACAAGTTATAAACCTGTTGGATTGAACCTTGGCGGGCTTCCAACCGCCAGTGGCCAGCCGATGCTGGAACTGGCGCAGATCAAACCTGAATACGTACAGCATTACGAAATAGGTATTAAAACAACACCATCTGCTTCCTCTACCCTGAACCTGGCTATCTTCAACACGGATATCAGGGATTTCCAGACGCAGGTACAAACAGCCGAACTCGGTGTAAACCGTGGTTACCTGGCCAATGCCGAAAAGGTACAGGTACGTGGTGCTGAACTGGACGGTAATATCCGGTTCAATAACAACTTTTCTATCTTCGGTGCAGTAGCTTATACAGATGGTAAATACAAATCTTTCAAAAATGCACCGGTGCCGTTAGAAGAAACCGGCGGTACAAGTGCATTTAAAGATATCTCCGGCGGCAGGCTGCCAGGTATTTCCAAATGGAGCGGTTCACTGGGTGGTGAATTATCTACAGGTGGTAAGTTCCTCGCCCAGGGCGGAAGATACTTCCTGGCACTGGATGGATACTATCGCTCTGAATTTTCTTCCAGTCCCTCTCCCTCGCCGTTCCTGAATGTGGATGGTTATGCGATCTTCAATGGCAGGCTCGGCTTCCGCGCAGCAAAAGGAGTATCTGTATTTATCTGGGGACGTAACCTGTTCAACACAGATTACTACGAACAATTACTGGTAGCCGCCGGTAATGCAGGGCAATATGCTGGTGTGCTGGGTGATCCCAGAACATACGGAATAACGCTTCGTTATAATTTCAGTCCTGCTAACTAA
- a CDS encoding winged helix-turn-helix transcriptional regulator has translation MYEKKIPEMLDCGLAVALKVIGGKWKSWIMDCIKRGVRRPSAIHREMDVIAPRVINLHLKELEEYGIIYKEVFADIPARVEYHFTEVGESLLPVLEQLETWGNTHKEYIHRNNRVYTPGSCQFLPENAHASLNS, from the coding sequence ATGTACGAAAAAAAGATACCCGAAATGCTGGATTGTGGCCTGGCTGTAGCCCTGAAAGTAATAGGCGGCAAATGGAAATCCTGGATCATGGATTGCATCAAACGCGGCGTTAGGCGCCCAAGCGCCATCCACCGCGAGATGGATGTGATCGCTCCCCGGGTTATTAACCTGCACCTGAAGGAGTTAGAGGAATATGGGATTATTTACAAAGAAGTGTTTGCCGATATTCCCGCCAGGGTAGAATACCACTTTACCGAAGTGGGCGAAAGCCTGTTGCCGGTACTTGAGCAGCTGGAAACCTGGGGTAATACACACAAGGAATACATTCATCGTAACAATCGCGTGTATACACCCGGCTCCTGCCAGTTCCTCCCGGAAAACGCACATGCTTCCTTAAATAGCTGA
- a CDS encoding methionine ABC transporter ATP-binding protein: MIQIRNISKTFLQRHQPFKALDDINIDIAEGDIVGIIGSSGAGKSTLIRCVNLLERADGGQILINGTDLMQLDSKTLAQQRKKIGMIFQHFNLLSSRTVFDNVALPLELDKADPSRIEKKVRELLKIVGLEDKAGEYPKSLSGGQKQRVAIARALANDPHLLLCDEATSALDPATTQSILQLLRDINQRLKITILLITHEMGVVKAICNHIAVIDHGKLVAKGTLAQLLTENKHPILQQFIQTDNIPVPQDLYVKLKPAHAEGLNPLLELELTGNISFDELITQLQVSYKLIKVDIENVGTTSFGKVLLHLQGTGPDNNKALQYFNQHGIKNTIRGYV; this comes from the coding sequence ATGATCCAGATAAGAAATATTTCAAAAACCTTCCTGCAACGGCATCAGCCTTTCAAGGCGCTGGATGATATCAATATAGACATTGCGGAAGGTGATATCGTAGGCATTATTGGCAGCTCAGGAGCTGGCAAGAGCACGCTCATCAGATGCGTGAACCTGTTGGAAAGGGCTGACGGCGGGCAGATCCTGATCAATGGCACTGACCTGATGCAGCTCGATAGCAAAACGCTTGCGCAGCAACGCAAAAAGATCGGCATGATCTTTCAGCACTTTAACCTGCTTTCTTCCAGAACGGTATTTGATAATGTGGCTTTACCCTTAGAACTTGACAAAGCGGATCCTTCACGGATAGAAAAGAAGGTGAGGGAGTTGTTGAAGATAGTGGGGCTTGAAGACAAAGCCGGTGAATATCCTAAAAGCCTTTCCGGCGGGCAGAAACAAAGGGTAGCTATTGCGAGGGCTTTGGCCAATGATCCCCATCTGCTTTTATGTGATGAGGCCACGAGCGCCCTGGACCCCGCTACTACCCAATCTATTCTGCAGTTGCTCAGGGATATCAATCAACGCCTGAAGATCACCATCCTGCTGATCACGCATGAGATGGGCGTAGTGAAAGCGATCTGTAATCATATTGCCGTGATCGATCATGGTAAACTGGTTGCCAAAGGTACACTGGCACAATTGCTTACAGAAAACAAACACCCCATACTGCAGCAATTTATTCAAACAGATAATATACCTGTGCCGCAGGACCTGTATGTTAAATTGAAGCCAGCCCATGCAGAAGGGCTGAATCCGCTGCTGGAGCTGGAGCTGACCGGGAATATTTCCTTTGATGAATTGATCACGCAATTGCAGGTATCTTATAAGCTGATTAAGGTAGATATCGAAAATGTAGGAACAACCAGCTTCGGTAAAGTGTTACTTCATCTGCAGGGAACAGGGCCTGATAATAATAAAGCCCTTCAGTATTTCAATCAACATGGCATAAAAAATACAATCAGAGGATATGTTTGA
- a CDS encoding NAD(P)H-dependent oxidoreductase yields MMESEQKKILIINGSIRGTEGNSHALSKMAEANLTDQGISNAIFTLTDPKPTIREVYDLISSYDGFLVVTGVYWNNWSSPLQRFIEIVTTFENSPAFFGKPVACAVTMDSVGGIEVAGRIHAVFSGLGCWSPPCSTVVISRIGQEAIQASAAPANEDVWRTDDMEIVLKNLVTATSLKNDAWASWPHIELKIPDQPWPEHGPLDLGTPKFITNPSRRHP; encoded by the coding sequence ATGATGGAAAGTGAACAAAAGAAAATATTGATTATCAACGGATCGATCAGAGGCACCGAAGGGAACTCCCATGCGCTCTCAAAGATGGCTGAAGCCAATTTAACGGATCAGGGTATTTCAAACGCCATTTTCACCCTTACAGACCCCAAACCAACGATAAGAGAAGTATACGACCTGATCAGCAGCTATGATGGCTTCCTGGTTGTAACGGGCGTTTACTGGAATAACTGGAGCTCCCCATTACAAAGGTTCATTGAAATAGTCACCACCTTCGAAAACAGTCCTGCATTTTTCGGCAAGCCGGTAGCATGTGCGGTTACAATGGATTCAGTAGGAGGTATTGAGGTGGCAGGCAGGATACATGCCGTATTCTCAGGGCTTGGATGCTGGAGCCCACCCTGCTCCACGGTAGTTATTTCACGCATCGGGCAGGAAGCCATTCAGGCCTCAGCAGCGCCTGCAAATGAAGATGTATGGCGTACGGATGATATGGAGATCGTGCTAAAGAATCTCGTTACGGCTACATCATTAAAAAATGATGCATGGGCATCATGGCCACATATAGAATTGAAGATCCCGGACCAGCCCTGGCCGGAACATGGTCCTTTGGATCTGGGCACGCCGAAGTTTATCACCAACCCTTCACGGCGCCACCCTTAA
- the metI gene encoding methionine ABC transporter permease MetI encodes MFDPATNSLLLKGLWETIFMTFTSGFFGFVMGLPAGIVLFLTRKGQLLENTLYHRILSALINVFRSIPFIILIVWMIPFTRSIVGTSIGVRAALVPLSIGAAPFIARLVENSLLEVPYGLIEAARAMGASPFQIVTKVLLPEALPSLINNATITLITLVGYSAMGGAVGAGGLGQIGYQYGYIGYDTFIMNTVLVLLVVLVFVIQFTGDRLSKKFNHR; translated from the coding sequence ATGTTTGATCCAGCTACTAATTCGTTATTGCTGAAAGGTCTTTGGGAAACGATTTTTATGACGTTCACTTCAGGATTTTTCGGCTTTGTAATGGGCCTGCCCGCGGGCATTGTGCTGTTCCTTACCAGGAAGGGGCAGTTGCTGGAGAATACATTGTATCATCGTATCCTTTCAGCGCTGATCAATGTATTCAGGTCTATTCCTTTCATCATTTTGATTGTTTGGATGATCCCTTTTACACGCAGTATTGTAGGTACATCTATCGGTGTTCGTGCCGCACTGGTGCCATTGAGTATCGGGGCCGCTCCATTTATAGCCAGGCTGGTGGAAAACAGCCTGCTGGAAGTGCCGTATGGATTGATAGAAGCGGCAAGAGCCATGGGGGCAAGTCCCTTTCAGATCGTTACAAAAGTATTGTTACCTGAAGCATTGCCTTCCCTGATCAATAATGCGACCATTACGCTTATTACACTGGTGGGTTATTCCGCCATGGGAGGAGCAGTAGGTGCAGGGGGATTGGGCCAGATCGGTTATCAGTATGGCTACATTGGTTATGATACTTTTATTATGAACACGGTACTGGTGCTTTTGGTAGTGTTGGTATTTGTTATTCAGTTCACCGGCGACAGACTTTCTAAAAAATTCAATCATAGATAA
- a CDS encoding NAD(P)-dependent oxidoreductase, giving the protein MTGEKVTVIGLGSMGAAIAGALVAKGFRVTVWNRDTSKAAPLIERGAVLVTDLSAAIAASPLLVICVSDYKITRSILHTADAAVLRGRTVVQLSTGTPKEAGEFDAWVQQQGGTSLNGDIMSWPRQIGTSEATITIAGASASFKQYEATLQALAGTVDHVGEEAGASAVLFNAVMAYLAGNWVGFCHGALICENAGLRPDAFGTLIANISPILATESIHMGKVIQEGRFNEPESTINTTAIDLHLLVQHSKEAGISADLPVFAANLFQRAVDAGYGGEEHAAIIKVMRKSAI; this is encoded by the coding sequence ATGACAGGAGAAAAAGTAACAGTGATAGGTCTTGGCTCAATGGGCGCTGCCATTGCCGGCGCATTGGTTGCAAAAGGTTTCAGGGTAACGGTATGGAACAGGGATACATCAAAGGCAGCTCCGCTTATTGAAAGAGGGGCGGTGCTGGTAACGGACCTTTCGGCAGCAATTGCTGCCAGTCCGCTGCTGGTGATATGCGTGTCCGATTATAAGATCACCCGGTCAATACTACATACTGCAGATGCCGCTGTATTGCGTGGCAGAACTGTGGTGCAGTTAAGTACCGGTACGCCTAAGGAAGCGGGTGAATTTGATGCCTGGGTGCAGCAACAGGGTGGAACTTCGCTGAATGGAGATATCATGTCCTGGCCGCGGCAGATCGGAACCAGTGAAGCCACCATCACCATAGCCGGTGCCAGCGCATCATTTAAGCAGTATGAGGCTACTTTACAGGCCCTGGCTGGTACGGTTGACCATGTAGGAGAGGAGGCCGGTGCTTCTGCGGTGCTTTTTAATGCTGTAATGGCGTACCTGGCGGGTAACTGGGTAGGCTTTTGCCATGGTGCACTCATCTGTGAAAATGCAGGGCTACGGCCGGATGCATTTGGTACACTGATCGCGAATATTTCCCCCATACTGGCTACAGAATCAATACATATGGGTAAAGTGATCCAGGAAGGGCGTTTTAACGAGCCGGAAAGTACCATCAATACCACCGCTATAGATCTTCACCTGCTGGTGCAGCATTCAAAAGAGGCCGGTATCAGTGCGGATCTGCCTGTATTCGCGGCCAACCTGTTCCAGCGTGCCGTGGATGCGGGTTATGGTGGCGAAGAACATGCGGCTATCATCAAAGTAATGCGGAAATCAGCTATTTAA
- the metQ gene encoding methionine ABC transporter substrate-binding lipoprotein MetQ — protein MKRSPFITAIAALVLFASCGSSASDDPNHIKVGITSGPEREIAEAAKKEAKEKYNLDVELIAFNDYVVPNEALNQGDIDVNAFQHVPYLEAQSKQRGYKLAVVGKTFVYPIVAYSKKIKNIDELQPGSTIAIPNDPTNGGRSLLLLQKNGLLKLKEGVGLLPKITDITENPKQLKLVEIEAPQLPRVLDDKEVTVAIINNNFAAQAGLDPAELGLLKEEKESPYVNVIAAREDNKDLEKVKNFVKAYQSEAVVQAAAKAFKGGAVKGW, from the coding sequence ATGAAAAGATCTCCATTTATCACAGCCATTGCTGCATTGGTTTTGTTTGCATCCTGCGGTAGTTCCGCCAGTGATGATCCTAACCATATCAAAGTAGGTATTACTTCAGGGCCCGAAAGAGAAATAGCGGAGGCTGCTAAAAAAGAAGCAAAAGAAAAGTATAACCTGGATGTGGAATTAATTGCCTTCAATGATTATGTAGTGCCCAACGAAGCACTTAATCAAGGCGATATTGATGTGAATGCTTTTCAGCATGTGCCTTACCTGGAAGCACAATCCAAACAAAGAGGGTATAAGCTGGCTGTAGTAGGTAAAACATTTGTGTATCCCATTGTGGCTTATTCCAAAAAGATAAAGAACATCGATGAGCTACAGCCAGGCAGCACCATTGCCATTCCTAATGACCCTACCAATGGAGGACGTTCGCTGCTGTTGCTGCAGAAGAATGGCCTGCTGAAATTAAAAGAGGGCGTAGGCCTGCTTCCTAAAATAACCGATATCACTGAGAATCCGAAGCAGCTGAAACTGGTGGAGATCGAAGCGCCACAACTACCCCGTGTATTAGACGATAAAGAAGTGACTGTTGCGATCATCAATAATAATTTTGCTGCACAGGCTGGATTAGACCCGGCTGAACTGGGATTATTGAAAGAAGAGAAAGAATCTCCTTACGTGAATGTGATTGCTGCCAGAGAGGATAATAAGGACCTTGAAAAAGTGAAGAACTTCGTGAAGGCTTATCAGTCTGAAGCAGTTGTACAGGCAGCAGCGAAAGCATTTAAGGGTGGCGCCGTGAAGGGTTGGTGA